Part of the Companilactobacillus zhachilii genome is shown below.
TTGCTGCTGCAGCTAAGAGTTTCAAAGAAGACCTTCACTTCGGTGAAAAACAAGCTAATGACGATGGTTTCTATGTTGATACTGATAGTAAATCAGGTCAAATCAGTGTTGATGAATTAAAAGAAATCACAGCTTTGATGAACAAGATTATCAAGAACAACGATAAGATTGAAAGATCAATGATGGACAAGAAGGACCTTGAAGCAATGTTTAAGGACGATCCTTACAAGTCATCATTAGTTGCTGCTATTGAATCAGTTCAAATTCCTGTTTACACACTAGATGGATTTGTTGACTTCGGTTATGATGCCGTACTTACAAACCTTAAAGCTTTGAAACACTTTGAATTACTTTCAGTTGCCGGTGCTTATTGGCAAGGTAAATCAAGTAACCCAATGCTACAAAGAATTTATGGTACAGCCTTCTACAAGGAAGATGGCCTAAAAGCTGACCTTAAACGTCGTGCAGAAATTAAGGAACGTGACCACAGAACAATCGGCCGTGACCTTGACTTATTCTTCGTTGATCCAGAAGTTGGTGCTGGACTTCCATACTGGATGCCAAATGGTGCTACAATCCGTCGTGTCATCGAAAGATATATCATCGATAAGGAAGTTGCTTGGGGTTACCAACACGTTTACACACCAATCCTTATGAACTTGAATGCTTATAAGACTTCAGGTCACTGGGATCACTACCGTGAAGACATGTTCCCACCAATGGACATGGGTGATGGCGAAATGCTTGAACTACGTCCTATGAACTGTCCTTCACATATCCAAATTTACAACCACCACAACCGTTCATACAGAGACTTGCCTCTACGTATCGCTGAACTTGGTATGATGCACAGATATGAAAAATCAGGTGCTTTGTCAGGACTACAACGTGTTCGTGAAATGACTCTAAATGATGGTCACACATTCGTTGCACTTGACCAAATTCAAGAAGAATTCAAGCGTACACTACAATTGATGGTTGAAGTTTATAAAGACTTTGATATCAACGATTACACATTCCGTCTAAGTTATCGTGACCCTGCTAATACAGAGAAGTACTTTGATGACGATGAAATGTGGAACAGATCACAATCAATGCTTAAAGGCGCTATGGATGACCTTGGTCTTAAGTACTATGAAGCTGAAGGTGAAGCTGCTTTCTATGGTCCAAAACTTGATGTTCAAACTAAGACAGCTCTTGGTAATGAAGAAACATTATCAACTATCCAATTAGACTTTATGCAACCAGAGAAGTTCCAATTAACATATGTTGGTGCTGATGGTAAGGATCATAGACCAGTTATGATTCACCGTGGTATCGTTTCAACTATGGAAAGATTTATTGCTTACCTAATTGAAATTTACAAGGGTGCATTCCCAACATGGTTGGCTCCTACACAAGTACGTATCATCCCTGTTAACCAAAAACTTCACACAGATTACGCTAACGAAATTCTTTCAGAATTACGTGCTAAGAATATCCGTGCTGAATTGGATGATCGTGATGAAAAGATGGGTTACAAGATCCGTGATTCACAAACAATGAAGATTCCATACACAGTTGTTGTTGGTGATGATGAAGCTAAAGACGCCACAGTTTCAGTAAGAAAATATGGTGAAGAAGATTCAGAATCAGAAAACGCTAAGATGTTTGTTGACAGTGTCGTTGCCGATATTGCTAACTACAGTCGTAAAGACGTTACTGATAAATCAGATAAATAATGATTATTAAATAGTAAAATCCGGAACAGTCAATTGATTGTTCTGGATTTTTTTTGTTTCAATATGCCGCCTACAAGAGTAAAAAATTGAGGTTGCTATGGGGACCGGTCGGAGCCAAGGTCTCCAACCTCGATTTTGAGCCTTGCAAAAACCGCAAGTCTCAAAAGTCGTCCCGTGGTGTAAGCACTAAAGTGCTAACACCACCTTCATAGCAACCTCAATTTTTACTCTTTCCGGCTAGGTTCTTTCTTCAAATGAATTTGATAAGTGTATTTCCAAATTAAAAAAAATGTCCGATTCTGGAGACGGCATATTTAAACACAAACTTAATATAAAGAACAAAAATATTATGTAACATCCAAATTTATGTCTATAATAGATATGGTTTGAAATTAAGCAAAGAAGGCATAAATAAATTATGGATGAAAAAAGTAATAATTTAATAAAAAGTTTGGGTGCCGCTTATAACAATCAAATGATTAAAAATAATGCAGAACTAAAAAAGGCTGTTGAAGAATGTGCCCGACCTTTGATGGGTAATAATGATGATAAAGTTTACTTTGAAGTCATTGCTAAGTTATCCCACTGTGTTGTTAATTATTATCAAGCAAGTAGGGAAGAGGTCCCTGAAGAAATCAAGGCTATTTATGAACAAATTCAAAAAGATGTTCCTGCTAAGAGTGTTGTGGGTAAGAGGTTACGTAGACAATTTAAAGATGATAAGTTAGCATCAATTTTGTGATAAGTTTCTACCTATATAAAGGAATCTCTTAAATGAAGATTCCTTTTTTTGTTTTAGCAATTGTTGATAGTCTGATTAAATAGAATGGGTTTTAAATATTTGTAAGTAGTTATAAATTATGCTAAATTGGATGTATTGAAATCTTCAACAAACTAACCGAAAAGTTTTTCTATTGTATTGACAGAATAGGACTTTGTTGGTATAGTTAATAACTGTTGAGATTAAGCAGAAGCGCCCGCTTCTCACCTATGCAATTGCCTCTAGGTTAATACGATTACGTAGATAATTATAGTGGGCATGCTTGTGCAGCCCGCTTTTTTTTGTGGGTTAAATTACTCCGGAGGTGACTACTCATAGCAAGAGATTTATTAATAAATGATCAAATACGTGCTAAAGAAGTACGACTAATTTCTGAAAATGGTGATCAAGTTGGTGTTAAGCCAAAAGCTGAAGCACAACGTTTAGCTGAAGCAGCTAATATGGACTTAGTTCTAATGTCACCAGGTGCTAAACCACCTGTTGCCAGAATTATGGACTATGGTAAGTATAAGTTTGATCTTCAAAAGAAAGATAGAGAAGCACGTAAAAAACAGAAAACTGTTAGTCTTAAGGAAGTACGATTGAGTCCAACTATTGAAGAAAACGACTTCAATACTAAGCTTAATAATGCTCGCAAGTTCTTGGCTAAAGGTGATAAGGTCAAAGTTTCTCTTCGCTTTAAGGGTAGAGCAATCACTCATAAAGAGATAGGTAAGGAAGTCCTAGACCGTGTTGCTGAAAAGACCAAGGATGTTGCTACGGTAACTACAAGGCCTAAAATGGACGGTCGTAGTATGTTCTTAATGCTTGATCCAATTAACGCAAAAGATAACAAAAAGAAGAAATAGTGGAGGGATTTTCAATGCCTAAACAAAAGACACACCGCGCATCAGCAAAGAGATTTAAGAAGACTGCTAATGGTGGTTGGAAGAGAATGCATGCTTACACAAGTCACCGTTTCCACGGTAAGACAAAGAAGCAACGTCGCCAATTGGCTAAGCCAGGTATGGTCAGCTCAAGTGATATGAAACGTATCAAACAAATGTTAGCTACATACTAATTAATTATTTTTTATAATCAAAAGGAGGAGTCATTATGCCACGTGTAAAAGGTGGAACAGTAACTCGCAAACGTCGTAAGAAAGTTTTAAAATTAGCTAAGGGATATCGTGGTTCAAAACATATCACTTTTAAAGCAGCACATACTCAAATCATGGTTTCATACCGTTACGCATTCCGTGATCGTCGCCAAGTTAAGCGCGATTTCCGTAAGATTTGGATTGCTAGAATTAATGCTGCTGCAAGAATGAACGAAATCAGTTACAGCAAGTTAATGCATGGTTTGAAATTAGCTAATGTTGACATCAACCGTAAGATGCTAGCTCAAATCGCTATTGAAGATCCAAAGGCATTCACAAGTTTAGTAGATACAGCTAAGAAAGCTTTAGCTTAATTTTTTAAAACGTAATTTGGATAACCCCAAATTACGTTTTTTTACTAATTCGCAAAGATGAGGATTAAATTAATGTTTAAACCGTATATTATGCTTGATAAGATCACTGATATCAATGTTGAAGATCTAAAAGAACTTGGTATCACAACTATCATGACAGATTTGGATAATACTCTTTTGCCATGGAATAGTAACGAATATGATTTATCACTCCGTAAATGGCTTAATCTAATGGCCCAAAATGATATAGAAGTTATGATCGTGTCTAACAACAGTTATGAGCGAGTGGAAAAAGCCGTCAGTGAGTTACCCGTCAGCATCGTAGCTCGGGCTGTAAAACCATTGCCATTCGTGATCATGAAGCACATTAAAAAAGAAAATATCGACCCTAAAAATGTTTTATTTGTCGGGGATCAAGTTATGACTGATGTTTTAGCTGGAAATATGGCTAAATTAAAAACAGTTTTGGTCAAGCCGCTTGTTGATACAGATGCAAAGAAAACCCGCGTTAATAGATTTTTTGAGCGTCCGATTCTAAAAATAGAACAAAAGCGTGATAAGAATTTATATTGGAAGGATTCATTAAATGACAGAAAATGATGAAAAGTTGTACTGCATGGGATGCGGTGCACAAATTCAAACTGAGGATAAAGATAAGCCAGGTTATGTTCAAGCTTCAACTTTAAAGAAGTATCTTGAAGATGATGGCGATGAGGAAAAAGAACTCTTTTGTAAGAGATGTTTCCGTCTTCGTAATTACAATGAAATCACTGATGTTGATGTGTCAGATGACGACTTTTTGAAGTTGTTAGATTCAATTGCTGATGAGGATGCATTGGTAGTGAACGTTGTCGATATCTTTGACTATGAAGGTAGTGTTATCCCTGGTTTGCAACGCTTTGTTGGTGACAAAAAGATTCTAGTTGTCGGTAATAAAGTTGATTTATTGCCTAATTCAGTTAATAACAACCGCTTATTGAACTGGTTGCAACAAAAGAGTAAGGAAAATGGTATCAAGTCAGTTGACCAGATTATGGTTTCTGCAGTTAAGGGAACTAATGTCGATAAATTGATGGACATGATCGAAAAATATCGTGATGGTAAAGATGTTTATGTTGTCGGAACTACTAATACTGGTAAATCAACTTTGATCAACCGTATTATCAGTGCTAGAACTGATGTGAAAGATTTAATCACGACTTCAAGATTCCCCGGAACGACACTAGATCAAATTGATATTCCTTTGGATGATGGTCACAACTTGATTGATACACCCGGAATCATTCACCGTTACCAACTAGCACATTTTCTAAATGCTAATGATTTGAAGACTGTGACACCAAAGAAACCTTTGCGTCCAGCAACCTTCCAATTACGCGATAATCAAACTATTTTTGTGGCAGGACTAGCTCGGTTTGATTTTCTAAATGAACGTACGAACGCAACCTTCTACGTTACCCAAGGATTGCCACTTCATAGAACCAAGACCGCTAACGCCGATGAATTTTATAAAAAACATTTAGGCGATATTTTAACACCACCAACCGATATCAAAGAATTTCCTGAGTTTAAGAGCCAAATTTTCTCAGCCCATGAAAAGTCAGATATCGTTATTTACGGTTTAGGTTGGTTAACAATTCCCGCCGGAACAAAAGTGAAAGCTTATGTTCCAGATGGAGTTCGTGTTTCAATTAGAAACGCAATTATTTAAGGAGAATTACATGATTATTAAAGGAAAAAAGAACCGTTACTTGAGAAGTCAAGCAGCCACAATGAAACCGGCACTCCAAGTTGGACGTGAAGGAATCACTGAAAATCTTTTGAATCAATTTGAAGTTTTGATTGAAAAGAATGAACTTATTAAGATTTCACTTTTACAAAATACTAGAGTGGAACCTCAAGATATGATTGATGCATTAACTGAGTTTGATGCAAACATCGTTCCAATCCAAACAATCGGTTCAAAGATGATTTTTTATAAGAAAGCTTCAAAAATTAAAAATCGTAAGTATTCGGTTGAACTAGAGAAGATGTAATTGGGCCGCCTGCGGGCAAGACAAAAACTTAGTCTGCTGTGGGACCGCCTTGAGCCAAGGTCTCAAGGCTCGATTTTGAGCTTTGCAGAGTTCGCAAATCTCAAAATACGTCCATTCTGTAAGGACTAAAGTCCTAACAGAATTTTCACTGCTGACTAAGTTTCTGTCTTGCCCTCCGGCTAGGGTATTTGTTAATTTGAATGTGTTAACTTTATTCAAATTGATTCAAAATAACCTTAATTTGACGGATAGTTGAAAAAACAATGTGATAACTTAGTCGGAGGGAACGATAGTGGTTGAAGTCTGCCGTGAAGGTGGTGTTAGAACGGTGATTTTCCGTTCTTACAGCACGGACGTCTTTTGAAACTCGCGGTTTGTGCGAGGTTCAAAAGCGAGGTGAGAGACCTTGGCTCGAACCGGTCCCACGGCAGACTTCAACCACTATCGTTCCCGGAGACGGCATTCTTAAACTAAATTTAAGTGATGAAAATTATGAATACTCAAAAACAATTATTAACTAAAGCAAAATTAGAATTTCATAGTAACTTGCCTAAACGTCATGTTGGTATTTTGGGTGGAACTTTTAATCCGATTCATCTGGGTCACTTGGTGATTGCGGATCAAGTTTATGAGCAACTTTGTTTGGATAAGGTACTCTTTTTGCCTGATAAAATTCCACCTCATCGTGGGGTGAAAAAGGCGATACCAACGATTGATACTAATGATCGTATCGAAATGATTAAGTTAGCCATTCGTGATAATATGCATTTTGATTTGGATCTAACTGATATTCGTCGTGGCGGGGTTAGTTATACTTATGACACGATTAAAATGTTGAAAGATTTGAATCCTAATACGGAGTATTACTTTATTATTGGTGGCGACATGGTGGAAAATTTGCCTAAGTGGTCACATATTGATGAATTAGTACAAATGGTTCATTTTGTTGGAGTTTGTCGAAAAGGTTTTGAGAAAAAGTCAAACTATCCTATACTTTGGGTAAATACTCCTGAGCTTGAGATTAGTTCGAGTATGATTCGCGAACGCATTCAAAAGGGACAGTCGGTCAAGTACCTTGTTCCTGATGATGTGGCGTGGTATATAAAGGATAGGGGACTTTATAATGGCTGATGATTTTGATTATGATGACATTAAGCAAGGTTTAAAACGAGAAGATATTTTAAATCAAATGCAAGATACATTAAGCGATTTTCGCTATGGACACTGTTTAAGAGTTGAAAAAGTTGCTCGTGGTTTAGCGGCTGAATATGGTGGAGATGTAAATCGAGCGGGTTTGGCAGGTCTGTTACATGATTATGCTAAAGAACGTGATGATCAAGAATTCATCGATACAATTAAAAAACATGATTTAGATCCTGATTTGTTGAACTATAATAATGCAATTTGGCATGGAATTGTCGGTGCAGAGATTATCAAAGATGAATTAGGTATTTATGACGAGGATGTTTTAAATGCTATTAGACGGCATACAGTAGGTTCTACTAATATGACACAAGTTGATAAATGTGTTTTTGTTGGTGATTTTATTGAACCCGAACGTGATTTTCCAGGTATTGATGAAGCTAGAGCTTACGCCGAAAAATCACTTGATGCGGCAGTTGCCTTTGAATTGAAACATTCTGTACAACACTTAGTAGATAAAAATAGAACAATCTATCCCGCAACTTTTGTAAGTTACAATTATTGGATAGCAAAAGGAGAATTATAATTTGGACTCAAAAAAAATAATGGAAATTGCTGTGAAAGCAGCCGATGAAAAACATGCAAATGATATCAAAGTTTTAAATATCAGTGAAGTAAGTATCATGGCTGATTACTTTGTTATTATGGATGCTTCATCACAACGTCAAGTAGATGCCATCGTTCAATCAGTTTTGGACAATGCTGGTAAAAATGATATTGAAATTGGTCACGTTGAAGGTAACCGTAACTCTGAATGGGTTTTAATTGATCTTCACGACGTTATTATCCATGTCTTTACGTCAGAACAACGTGATTTCTACAATCTTGAAAAACTCTGGTCAAACGCTCCAGAAGTTGATATTTCAAATTTGGTAACTGAATAATGATTTATAATTCATTTGCGCGTGTTTACAGTGAATTGATGGATGACTCACTTTATGCAAAATGGGCACAATATGTTGAAAATCAAGTTTCAGAAGGCAAAAGTCTGTTAGATGTAGCTTGTGGAACCGGTGATTTAACGATTTTACTGGCTGATAAATTTCAAGTTACCGGGACAGATTTGTCTGAAGAAATGCTAAAAATTGCAGCTGAGAAGGCTAAAAAAGCTAATAAGTCTATTCCATTTGAGCAAAGTAACATGATGGATCTGTATGATTTTGATAAGTTCGACGTCATTACTTGTTTCGATGATTCCATTTGTTATTTGCAAGATGAAGATGAATTGGCCGTGGCTTTTAATCAAGCTTTTGAACACTTAAATGAAGGTGGAAAATACTTGTTTGATGCGCATTCTTTGTATCAAATGGATGAAGTTTTCCCAGGTTATATGTTCAATCATCGGACTGAAGATTCCGCTTTTATGTGGAATAGTTTTGAAGGTGAATATCCACATAGTATCGAGCATGAATTAACGTTCTTTAATTGGAATGACAAAATCAAAGGTTACTCAGTCAATACTGAGTTGCATAAAGAGCGTACTTATCCGATTGAAACTTTTGTGATGATTTTGAAAGATATTGGTTTCAAAAATGTACAAGTTAGTGCTGATTTTGGAGAGTCAGATGTTCAAGACGATTCAACTCGTTGGTTCTTTGCTGCAGAAAAATAGAGGACTGGAAAATGAAAGTTTATGGTTTAATTGCCGAATTTAATCCGTTTCACAATGGTCATAAATTGTTCGTTGATTCAATCAAACAAAAATATCACCCTGATGTATTGATTGCCGTTATGTCTGGCAATTTTGTCCAGCGGGGTGATTTTGCGATTTTAGATAAATGGGATCGTGCTAAACTAGCTGTGGAATTGGGTGTCGATTTGGTGATTGAATTGCCAGTGGCGTATGCGGTTGAACCGGCCGAGTTATTTGCTAAAGGTGCAATTAAGTTGTTAGAGACTGCAAACATTGATACATTGGTCTTTGGGACTGAGCAACAGGTGGATTTTGATACCATTGTTAAAAAAATATCACAAGTAGACGGTACCTTTAATCAGGATTATCAACAAAGTTCAGCCTTGAATTTGACTAATTATTATCAGTCGATGGGGATTGATGTTTCTAAGTTGCCTAATCAATTATTAGGATTAAACTATGTACAGCAAATTCAAAAACAAGCTTTAAAAATTAATGTTCAAACGATTCAACGCCTGCCAAGTGATTTTAGTGCAACTAAAGTTCGTCATCGTTTAGCCAACAATCAGTCTGTTACTGATTTGGTACCAGAGTTAACGCAAAAATTATTAGTCAGTCGTCCCACTGTAACTTGGAATAACTATTTTCCATTTTTTAAATATCGTATAACAAGTTCATCGGTAGAGGAGTTACATCAAATCTATCAAATGGTTGAAGGACTTGAATATAAATTGAAGAAAGAAATTGTTACGAGTGATAATTTTGAGCAGTTTCTTGAACAAGTTAAGTCAAAACGCTATACTATGGCTCGGCTAAGACGTTTAATGATCTATGTTTTGTTAAATGTTAAAGCCGATGAAATTAATAATGTGTACAAAAATACTTATTTGAGAATATTAGGTTTTAACAAAACTGGTCAAAAGTATTTAAATGCTTTGAAGAAATCAGATGTTAATTTAATTACTCGAGTAGGAAAAAAAGAAAATAACATTCTTGATTTAGAAATTAGAGCTGATCGTATACGCCAGCTTGTGACTAATCAAGAAGAAAATTTTGGAAGAATGCCTTATATGAAAGGGGTAAATTAATGCTAAATTGGGATGTTCAAGATGTTCGCCGCTACAAAGACAAACCTTTTGAATTTGAAGAAAAACTCGATTTAACTGCTGAATTAAAGCAACGTTCAAGTGATGTCTTGGACGCAACAGTCGTTGAAGTTAAAGGGCAATTGTTTAACGACAATGGTCTGGTGATTTCTGATGTGAAGGTTAAGACAACTTTGAAGGTGCCTTCAACCAGAAGTCTATTACCAGTTGAATTACCATTAGATATTAGAATCAATGAAGCCTATAACATTGATAATGTCGATACTGAAGAATTGGAAGATTATAATATTGTTTTACCAATCGATGAAGAGGACCCAACAATCAATGTCTATGAGTCAATTATTGATAATATTTTGTTGAGTATTCCGCAAAAGGTTTTAACTAAGAAGGAAGCTGAAGAAAATATTATGCCTTCTGGTAAGAACTGGGAAGTTATCTCAGAAGATGATTTCAAGAAGCAAAAAGAGGAAGAGCATGTTAATCCTGAATTTGCTAAATTAAAAGATTTATTTAAAAATAATAACGATGAGGAGTAGTTTTTATATACTCCTTTTTTATTTTTTTGTTAAGATGAATATGTGAACAAAAATCGGAGGTAATTATTATAATGGCGAAACCACAAATTGGTGTTATCGGTATGGCTGTCATGGGTAAGAATCTTGCCCTAAATATTGAAAGTCGCGGATATGAAGTTGCTATCTATAACCGTACAGGTTCAAAGACTAAGGCGGTTGTTGAAGAGCATCCAGAAAAGAAATTAGTACCAAGTTATACAATTGAGGATTTTGTAGACTCACTAGAAAAACCACGTCGTATCATGATGATGGTTAAGGCTGGTGCTGGTACTGATGCTGTTATCAAACAATTACTACCTTTACTAGATAAAGGTGATGTTTTGATTGATGGTGGTAACACATTCTTCGAAGATACTATGGAACGTAATGCACGCTTAGATAAATCAGGTATTAACTTTATTGGTATGGGTGTTTCTGGTGGTGAACTAGGTGCCCTAAAAGGACCTTCATTGATGCCCGGTGGTCAAAAAGAAGCTTATGATTTAGTTGCTCCTATTTTGGAACAAATTTCAGCTAAAGCTGACGAAGACGGTGCTCCATGTGTTACATATATCGGACCTAACGGTGCTGGTCACTATGTAAAGATGGTCCACAATGGTATCGAATACGGCGATATGGAATTAATTTCAGAAAGTTACAACTTGTTGAAGCACTTGTTTAACAATGATGTTAACAAGATTGCTGATGTCTTCAATGACTGGAACAAGGGTGAACTTTCAAGTTACTTGATTGATATCACTGCTCAAATCTTAACAAGAAAAGACGACGAAGGCTCAGATGACTACATCGTCAACAAGATTATGGATAAAGCTGGTAACAAGGGTACTGGTAAGTGGAGTTCACAAAGTGCTCTAGAACTTGGTGTTCCACAATCATTGATTACTGAATCTGTTTACTCACGTTACGTTTCAGCTTATAAAGACGAACGTGTTAAGGCAAGCAAGGTTCTTCCAGCACCTACTAACACTCCTGAAATCAAGAATGTTGATGAATTAGTTGCTAAGATTCGTAAGGCTTTGTACTTCAGTAAGATCATCAGTTATGCTCAAGGATTTGCACAAATGAAAGCTGCTTCAGATAACTACGATTGGGACCTTAACTATGGTAAAATCGCTCAAATCTGGCGTGCTGGTTGTATCATTCGTGCTCAATTCTTGCAAAAGATTACTGATGCTTACGACGAAGATCCAAAACTAGACAACTTACTATTAAACGATTACTTTAAGGGTATCGTTGAAGAATATCAATCAGATGTTCGTGACGTTGTTAGTTACGCCGTTCAAGCAGGAATCCCAGTTTCAGGTTTCATGGCTGCTATTTCATACTATGATCAATATCGTTCAGAAGTATTGCCTGCTAACTTGATTCAAGCTCAAAGAGATTACTTTGGTGCTCATACTTATGAGAGAAATGATAAACCAGGTATTTTCCACTATACTTGGTATGAAGAACAATAATTTTATTTTGAGATTAAATAGTTAATGACGAGAACCTCCATTTCGAAATGTTGAAGTGGAGGTTTTTGTTTGGGTGCCGCCTCCAGGAACAAGAAATTTAGGTCGCTATGGGGACCGACTGGAGCCAAGGTCTCCAGTCTCGATTTTGAACCTCGCAAGGTACGCGAGTTTCAAAAGTCGTCCCGTGGTGTAATGGCTAAAGCCATTACACCACCTGCACAGTGACCTAAATTTCTTGTTCCTTCCGGCTAAGTTGTTCGTTGATTTTTATAAGAATAATTTTGAATATTTGATATGACTAATGTTTTTTTATAAAAACTAAGGCTAAATCTTAGTTTGGGATTTTCAATCTTTAGAAGTAGATAAAAAATGTTAATGTGTTTTATTAATATATTTCGATACAAAATTATTAGTTTTAAAGGATTTAGTTAAAATAGATTAGTCGGAAGAATCGGGAAATAGTTACTGGCTGTGAAAGTGGCGTTACGGCTTTAGCCGTTACACCACCGGGCGTGTTTGGAGACTCGCGAACTTTGCGAGGCTTCAAACCGAGGTATGAGACCTTGGCTCATACCGGTCCGCATAGCCAGTAACTATTTCCCGATTCTGGAGACGGCAACAACCAACAATTTTAATCTTTAAACACAATATTTTTACTGTTTTAAAAAAATAAAAATTAAAGCTTGTCTTCTTTTAATTTTTGCTATATGTTAAAATCATTAATGCATTGCCAACAACGTGACATATTCAAAATAATGATTAAGCTATAATTAAAGATAATTTAATATTTTATATATAGGAGATACGTATGGCTAAAATACTTGTTATTGAAGACGAAGAGAACATGGCAAAATTCGTTCAACTTGAA
Proteins encoded:
- the thrS gene encoding threonine--tRNA ligase → MSKIKLTFPDDSVKEFDEGTTTLDVAKSISTSLGKKAVAGKLNDTLVDLERPIKQDAKIEIITAEDSEDAQKVLRNTAALVFAAAAKSFKEDLHFGEKQANDDGFYVDTDSKSGQISVDELKEITALMNKIIKNNDKIERSMMDKKDLEAMFKDDPYKSSLVAAIESVQIPVYTLDGFVDFGYDAVLTNLKALKHFELLSVAGAYWQGKSSNPMLQRIYGTAFYKEDGLKADLKRRAEIKERDHRTIGRDLDLFFVDPEVGAGLPYWMPNGATIRRVIERYIIDKEVAWGYQHVYTPILMNLNAYKTSGHWDHYREDMFPPMDMGDGEMLELRPMNCPSHIQIYNHHNRSYRDLPLRIAELGMMHRYEKSGALSGLQRVREMTLNDGHTFVALDQIQEEFKRTLQLMVEVYKDFDINDYTFRLSYRDPANTEKYFDDDEMWNRSQSMLKGAMDDLGLKYYEAEGEAAFYGPKLDVQTKTALGNEETLSTIQLDFMQPEKFQLTYVGADGKDHRPVMIHRGIVSTMERFIAYLIEIYKGAFPTWLAPTQVRIIPVNQKLHTDYANEILSELRAKNIRAELDDRDEKMGYKIRDSQTMKIPYTVVVGDDEAKDATVSVRKYGEEDSESENAKMFVDSVVADIANYSRKDVTDKSDK
- a CDS encoding bacteriocin immunity protein — translated: MDEKSNNLIKSLGAAYNNQMIKNNAELKKAVEECARPLMGNNDDKVYFEVIAKLSHCVVNYYQASREEVPEEIKAIYEQIQKDVPAKSVVGKRLRRQFKDDKLASIL
- the infC gene encoding translation initiation factor IF-3 → MARDLLINDQIRAKEVRLISENGDQVGVKPKAEAQRLAEAANMDLVLMSPGAKPPVARIMDYGKYKFDLQKKDREARKKQKTVSLKEVRLSPTIEENDFNTKLNNARKFLAKGDKVKVSLRFKGRAITHKEIGKEVLDRVAEKTKDVATVTTRPKMDGRSMFLMLDPINAKDNKKKK
- the rpmI gene encoding 50S ribosomal protein L35 — protein: MPKQKTHRASAKRFKKTANGGWKRMHAYTSHRFHGKTKKQRRQLAKPGMVSSSDMKRIKQMLATY
- the rplT gene encoding 50S ribosomal protein L20; this encodes MPRVKGGTVTRKRRKKVLKLAKGYRGSKHITFKAAHTQIMVSYRYAFRDRRQVKRDFRKIWIARINAAARMNEISYSKLMHGLKLANVDINRKMLAQIAIEDPKAFTSLVDTAKKALA
- a CDS encoding YqeG family HAD IIIA-type phosphatase translates to MFKPYIMLDKITDINVEDLKELGITTIMTDLDNTLLPWNSNEYDLSLRKWLNLMAQNDIEVMIVSNNSYERVEKAVSELPVSIVARAVKPLPFVIMKHIKKENIDPKNVLFVGDQVMTDVLAGNMAKLKTVLVKPLVDTDAKKTRVNRFFERPILKIEQKRDKNLYWKDSLNDRK
- the yqeH gene encoding ribosome biogenesis GTPase YqeH, which gives rise to MTENDEKLYCMGCGAQIQTEDKDKPGYVQASTLKKYLEDDGDEEKELFCKRCFRLRNYNEITDVDVSDDDFLKLLDSIADEDALVVNVVDIFDYEGSVIPGLQRFVGDKKILVVGNKVDLLPNSVNNNRLLNWLQQKSKENGIKSVDQIMVSAVKGTNVDKLMDMIEKYRDGKDVYVVGTTNTGKSTLINRIISARTDVKDLITTSRFPGTTLDQIDIPLDDGHNLIDTPGIIHRYQLAHFLNANDLKTVTPKKPLRPATFQLRDNQTIFVAGLARFDFLNERTNATFYVTQGLPLHRTKTANADEFYKKHLGDILTPPTDIKEFPEFKSQIFSAHEKSDIVIYGLGWLTIPAGTKVKAYVPDGVRVSIRNAII
- a CDS encoding YhbY family RNA-binding protein → MIIKGKKNRYLRSQAATMKPALQVGREGITENLLNQFEVLIEKNELIKISLLQNTRVEPQDMIDALTEFDANIVPIQTIGSKMIFYKKASKIKNRKYSVELEKM
- a CDS encoding nicotinate-nucleotide adenylyltransferase, which translates into the protein MNTQKQLLTKAKLEFHSNLPKRHVGILGGTFNPIHLGHLVIADQVYEQLCLDKVLFLPDKIPPHRGVKKAIPTIDTNDRIEMIKLAIRDNMHFDLDLTDIRRGGVSYTYDTIKMLKDLNPNTEYYFIIGGDMVENLPKWSHIDELVQMVHFVGVCRKGFEKKSNYPILWVNTPELEISSSMIRERIQKGQSVKYLVPDDVAWYIKDRGLYNG
- the yqeK gene encoding bis(5'-nucleosyl)-tetraphosphatase (symmetrical) YqeK, which encodes MADDFDYDDIKQGLKREDILNQMQDTLSDFRYGHCLRVEKVARGLAAEYGGDVNRAGLAGLLHDYAKERDDQEFIDTIKKHDLDPDLLNYNNAIWHGIVGAEIIKDELGIYDEDVLNAIRRHTVGSTNMTQVDKCVFVGDFIEPERDFPGIDEARAYAEKSLDAAVAFELKHSVQHLVDKNRTIYPATFVSYNYWIAKGEL
- the rsfS gene encoding ribosome silencing factor — translated: MDSKKIMEIAVKAADEKHANDIKVLNISEVSIMADYFVIMDASSQRQVDAIVQSVLDNAGKNDIEIGHVEGNRNSEWVLIDLHDVIIHVFTSEQRDFYNLEKLWSNAPEVDISNLVTE